A section of the Rhizomicrobium sp. genome encodes:
- a CDS encoding GMC family oxidoreductase N-terminal domain-containing protein, translating to MARDGQDYPGDIFDYVIVGAGSAGCVLANRLSADPAIRVCLLEAGPKDRSPYIHIPLGFIGLIQHPELNWRFMAAPQSEINGRQIYVPRGRVLGGTSSLNGMVYIRGHPTDYDDWAAAGNTGWSFADVLPYFKRSENNANWRSSPFHGTDGPLAVTDHGRTSKMGRLLIEAAQSLQFPVNSDFNQGDKQEGFGFRQVTQRNGLRQSAAAAFLAPVRTRPNLKIITGCSVDRIRFRDGRAVGVDAHMRGETTAVRAAREVIVSAGAIASPLILLRSGIGDGDALRRHGIGVQRHLPGVGHNLQDHTCIGIDVCAPKAPSYGISLRAIPALIASAFEYALTRRGMFASNIVEAGGFVRTDPSLHRPNLSYTFMSARRNVLGGRMGRGHGYALIPQLLRPRSRGQVALGGPGFDAPPWIDMGLLKDADDLEVLLQGLKLGRRILDTPAFRNYGGFEELPGREVMSDDQLRRYIRQFCATAFHTVGTCRMGTDEMAVVDPTLRVRGIDGLRVVDGSVMPNIVGGNTNAPIIMIAEKASDMILGRPGPAPQLDR from the coding sequence TTGGCACGAGACGGACAGGACTATCCCGGCGATATCTTCGACTATGTGATCGTAGGTGCGGGCTCCGCCGGCTGTGTGCTCGCGAACCGGCTGTCGGCCGACCCGGCGATCAGGGTCTGCCTGCTTGAGGCCGGTCCGAAGGATCGCAGCCCCTATATCCACATACCGTTGGGATTTATCGGGCTCATCCAGCATCCCGAACTGAACTGGCGCTTCATGGCGGCGCCGCAGAGCGAAATCAACGGCAGGCAGATCTACGTCCCGCGCGGACGCGTGCTGGGCGGCACGAGCTCGCTCAACGGCATGGTCTATATACGCGGCCATCCGACCGACTACGACGATTGGGCCGCGGCCGGCAACACCGGCTGGTCCTTCGCCGACGTCCTTCCCTATTTCAAGAGATCGGAAAACAACGCCAATTGGCGCAGCTCGCCGTTTCACGGTACCGACGGACCGCTCGCGGTCACCGATCACGGGCGCACCAGCAAGATGGGGCGCCTGCTGATCGAGGCCGCACAGTCGCTGCAATTCCCGGTCAATTCCGATTTCAACCAGGGCGACAAGCAGGAAGGTTTCGGCTTCCGCCAGGTGACGCAGCGGAACGGATTGCGGCAGTCTGCGGCTGCGGCCTTCCTCGCGCCGGTCCGCACGCGCCCCAACCTGAAGATCATTACCGGATGCAGCGTCGACCGGATTCGCTTTCGGGATGGCCGCGCCGTCGGCGTCGATGCCCATATGCGGGGCGAGACGACAGCCGTTCGCGCCGCACGGGAGGTCATCGTTTCGGCGGGCGCCATCGCCTCGCCGCTCATCCTCCTGCGCTCCGGCATCGGCGACGGGGACGCGCTGCGCCGCCATGGCATCGGCGTGCAACGGCATCTGCCCGGCGTCGGCCACAACCTGCAGGACCACACCTGCATCGGCATCGACGTATGCGCCCCCAAGGCTCCGTCCTACGGGATTTCGCTTCGTGCCATTCCGGCGCTGATCGCGAGCGCCTTCGAATATGCGCTGACGCGGCGCGGCATGTTCGCCAGCAATATCGTGGAGGCCGGCGGCTTCGTGCGGACCGACCCCTCTCTGCACCGGCCCAATCTGTCCTACACCTTCATGTCGGCGCGCCGGAACGTGCTCGGCGGCAGGATGGGGCGCGGACATGGCTATGCGCTCATCCCGCAGCTTCTGCGGCCGCGCAGCCGGGGCCAGGTTGCCCTCGGCGGACCGGGCTTCGACGCCCCCCCCTGGATCGACATGGGGCTGCTCAAGGACGCGGACGATCTCGAAGTGTTGCTGCAGGGGTTGAAGCTGGGACGGAGGATATTGGATACGCCGGCCTTCCGGAATTACGGCGGATTCGAAGAACTGCCGGGCCGCGAGGTCATGAGCGACGATCAGCTGCGCCGCTATATCCGGCAATTCTGCGCCACGGCATTCCACACCGTTGGAACGTGCCGCATGGGCACGGACGAGATGGCCGTTGTCGATCCGACGCTGCGGGTTCGGGGCATCGACGGCTTGCGGGTGGTCGACGGGTCCGTCATGCCGAACATCGTGGGCGGCAACACGAACGCTCCGATCATCATGATCGCCGAAAAGGCGTCGGACATGATTCTGGGACGTCCCGGGCCGGCGCCGCAGTTGGACAGATAA
- a CDS encoding SDR family oxidoreductase, giving the protein MSVSPRVIVTGAASGLGRAVCMAFAADGAWVLAVDRNRDMLEETCLLAASAPGEICAMACDLLEGDCGQRVVDACVALGGRLDHLINNVGQGGSPPLHLTPDDRLAYFLEVNFMVAFRLCRAAIPIMRRAGGGTIVNIASGVALRGSVPGNTAYVAAKSAVIGMSRQMAAEYGRDGIRVNVVAPGIVPTPANAERIAGGAFQGDIDAIPLGHVGRPEDVANAVVFLAGPKSAFITGEVLAVDGGWSATKYNVNTHPPYRDA; this is encoded by the coding sequence GTGAGCGTGTCACCGCGGGTGATCGTCACGGGCGCAGCGTCGGGCCTCGGCAGGGCCGTCTGCATGGCTTTCGCCGCCGACGGCGCCTGGGTGCTGGCCGTCGACCGCAACCGCGACATGCTGGAAGAGACCTGTCTTCTGGCCGCTTCGGCGCCGGGCGAGATTTGCGCCATGGCATGCGACCTGCTGGAAGGCGATTGCGGCCAGCGCGTGGTCGACGCCTGTGTGGCGCTGGGCGGGCGACTCGATCATCTGATCAACAATGTCGGTCAGGGCGGCTCGCCACCGCTGCATCTGACGCCTGACGATCGGCTTGCCTATTTCCTGGAGGTCAACTTCATGGTGGCATTCCGCCTCTGCCGCGCCGCGATCCCGATCATGCGCCGGGCGGGCGGCGGCACCATCGTCAACATCGCGTCGGGCGTGGCCTTGCGCGGCTCCGTTCCCGGCAATACGGCCTATGTGGCCGCGAAAAGCGCCGTCATCGGCATGAGCCGGCAGATGGCCGCGGAATACGGCCGCGACGGCATACGGGTGAATGTCGTCGCGCCCGGCATCGTGCCGACCCCGGCAAACGCCGAGCGCATCGCCGGCGGCGCGTTTCAGGGAGACATCGACGCGATTCCGCTCGGCCATGTCGGGCGTCCGGAGGACGTCGCCAATGCGGTGGTTTTCCTCGCGGGTCCCAAATCCGCCTTCATCACCGGCGAAGTGCTGGCGGTGGATGGCGGATGGAGCGCAACGAAGTACAACGTCAACACCCATCCACCCTATCGCGACGCCTGA
- a CDS encoding MBL fold metallo-hydrolase: MSLQSGRITVQKVDELGAVLLPMTRAFPDVTREDLRHTREWYTEGSTGDDPATAIVGVPFHSFVLKVEGKNILIDTCNGNHKTRSDATPWNNDLNLPYLENLEAVGLAPEDIDVVLCTHLHFDHVGWNTRLENGRWVPTFPKARYLFTRADYEFFDKNHEEPLHLASFEDSILPVVEHGLADLVETDHVVEHEIGNGVWLEGTPGHSPGSCVVHAKRGGDQLVFSGDTFHHPLELTRPDILFFGDLDHGLAAATRRKMFERYADTSTLFLPAHFGGASAGRIQRHRHGFKFDYLDPATFKAT; the protein is encoded by the coding sequence ATGTCTCTTCAGAGCGGACGGATCACCGTTCAAAAGGTCGACGAACTCGGGGCTGTGCTGCTGCCGATGACGCGGGCCTTTCCGGACGTGACGCGCGAGGACTTGCGCCATACCCGCGAATGGTACACCGAAGGCTCGACCGGCGACGACCCCGCCACGGCCATCGTCGGCGTCCCCTTCCACAGTTTCGTGCTGAAGGTCGAGGGCAAGAACATCCTCATCGACACCTGCAACGGCAACCACAAGACCCGCAGCGATGCGACGCCCTGGAACAACGATCTGAACCTGCCCTATCTGGAGAACCTCGAGGCCGTCGGGCTCGCGCCGGAGGACATCGACGTGGTGCTCTGCACCCATCTGCATTTCGATCACGTCGGCTGGAACACCCGCCTCGAGAACGGCAGATGGGTTCCGACCTTTCCCAAGGCGCGCTATCTGTTCACGCGCGCCGATTACGAATTCTTCGACAAGAACCACGAGGAGCCGCTTCATCTGGCCTCGTTCGAGGACAGCATCCTGCCGGTCGTGGAGCATGGGCTGGCGGATCTGGTCGAGACGGATCACGTCGTCGAGCACGAAATCGGAAACGGCGTGTGGCTCGAGGGAACCCCGGGACATTCTCCGGGAAGCTGCGTCGTCCATGCCAAGCGGGGCGGCGACCAGCTCGTCTTCTCGGGCGACACCTTCCACCATCCGCTGGAACTGACCCGGCCGGACATTCTGTTCTTCGGCGATCTCGATCACGGCCTGGCGGCGGCGACGCGCCGAAAGATGTTCGAGCGCTATGCGGACACGTCGACGCTGTTTCTGCCCGCGCATTTCGGCGGCGCGTCGGCGGGACGCATCCAAAGGCATCGTCACGGATTCAAGTTCGACTATCTCGATCCGGCGACTTTCAAGGCGACGTGA